Sequence from the Equus asinus isolate D_3611 breed Donkey chromosome 5, EquAss-T2T_v2, whole genome shotgun sequence genome:
GACTGAACAAAGAAGTCCTCTTTAGGACAACCACAGTGACAACAGAGTGAGTTTCCATGAGATTTCCAGTCACGAAAATCAGCTTTTCTCACTCCAGTCCCCCCATTCTCACCCCGTTCCAGGCCTGTTATTACGATGGAGAGACCAAAGAACCTCCTTTTGCCACATTCTTCGAGGACCAGGCTGAGGTGAAGAGGGCACACGCAAGGCAGTTCCTAAAATATCTAAGGAAACATGAGAGTAAAATCTGCCTTCCCGTGATCCAGGTGACTATGGAACTTTACGGTGACCTCCACGGGGACTTCGCTGGGTCTAGAGAGCTGAATTATTAGTTGCTACCTAACTTGTTAGGTTACTCATGTTCCTACAGGGGATTATAGCAACTGACTTTGAGGCCAAGCTTGTGTCTTCTTTGTAGCCTCTTCATCTCATTTTGAGTAAATCTTAGCCACTAAGTGCCTGTTTGGCTTCTCTCAATGAGCCACACAaagtgtggtctctggaccagcaaaactagcatcacctgagaactcgTTAGAAACACAAATTCATGGACCCCACCCAGACTAACTGAATCTGATTCTCCAGGGGTGGGGCCCCGGGAGCTGTCCCTTCACaagctctccagatgattccaatgCTCTGCagactttgagaagcactgctctaatGGCCTCTTCCCAGAGCTGTGAGCATCCTTATACCAGAGCTTTGGTCTAATTCGGAGCACGTCCAAGTATTTAATATGGCTGTCTCTTCAACGCAGTAAAACTCTTTTGCTGGGATAGACACTCCAAAAGAGCAATCTGAACCTTAGTTGGGGGTATTACATCTAGCAACATCCCTACTTATCTGAGAGGTTCTTTTTACTCCAGCTTTATAAAGAGAAACTGAACGTCTAGTTGTAACAGAACTGAACGATGACCGTGAAATTCCAAATCTAATAGAATAGTGCATACAACTGTGCTAGTGTACCCATGCTTTGTGGCACATTAAAGTCATCTGGGGAGcatttaaaaatcctgatgcTGAGCTTGCATCCGTGCCAATTAGGTCAGAATGTCTGCAGTTGAAAGCcagacatcagtatttttaagACTCTCCACTGATTCCATTGTGCCACAAAGCTTGGAAACTATTGGCCTCTGCAAACCTAATCATAATCCTAcacaggaaacaggaagaaataaaactgtgccTGAGGTGGGAAAGTGACTCTCCTGTTCCTCTCCAACAGAGGCCTGATATAGACAACTGGGGAACTGGACTCCAAGCTCTGGAGTCTGCTCTGGAGTTGGAGAACACATTAAACAATCTCCTGCAAGACCTGAAGACCTTGGCTTCTGAGAATCATGAAACTGATGTAAGTAGTTCACTGGTTCTGAAAGCAGGGTCATCTTCCACTTCTGGATTATGACTTGCTTCTGAGAAATGGGTCCAAGGCATTAGATCATCCACCAGGTGCTTGATTCCACGACCCCCCGCCATGAAGTGTAGGAACTT
This genomic interval carries:
- the LOC106824246 gene encoding soma ferritin-like, translated to MWSMNQQHLAESLERQNLRPHEGESASEPEPQEIHMQITACYYDGETKEPPFATFFEDQAEVKRAHARQFLKYLRKHESKICLPVIQRPDIDNWGTGLQALESALELENTLNNLLQDLKTLASENHETDLSRFLGKFLDKQKRNIRYLENQVGYQKELEKLAQKENPSEKTPEASAKEA